One region of uncultured Sulfurimonas sp. genomic DNA includes:
- a CDS encoding flagellar biosynthesis anti-sigma factor FlgM: MISQLNSSALRGAYASNFGETKEAGKATTNITKQGDTSKVERIKEALESGEYKINLEALSQKIADELL; encoded by the coding sequence ATGATTTCGCAACTAAATAGTTCTGCGCTTCGTGGTGCTTATGCTAGTAACTTTGGTGAGACTAAAGAGGCTGGTAAGGCGACTACGAATATTACAAAACAAGGTGATACAAGCAAGGTTGAGCGTATAAAAGAAGCGCTTGAATCTGGCGAGTATAAAATCAATCTAGAAGCTCTCTCGCAAAAGATAGCTGATGAGTTGCTCTAG